One window from the genome of Oryctolagus cuniculus chromosome 1, mOryCun1.1, whole genome shotgun sequence encodes:
- the LOC100340047 gene encoding olfactory receptor 10Q1 — MLGWKQVFNQTGPTEFVFRLFTAVPEFQVLLFLLFLLLYLMILCGNTAIISVVCTHSSLHTPMYFFLCNLSLLEICYTTVVVPLMLSNIFGAQKPISLAGCGAQMFFFVTLGSIDCFLLAVMAYDRYVAICHPLHYTFIMTQKLCIQMVVGSTILALTLSLQLTALIFTLPFCGHRREINHFLCDVPPVLRLACADTHVHQAVLYFVGILVLTVPFLLICVSYVFITRAILRIRSAQGRSRAFSTCSSHLTVVLLQYGCCSLVYLRPRSSTSEDEDRKIALVYTFITPLLNPLIYTLRNKDVKGALKKAIVSKAASGTD, encoded by the coding sequence ATGTTGGGTTGGAAACAAGTTTTCAACCAAACCGGTCCTACTGAGTTTGTTTTCCGCCTGTTCACAGCTGTCCCAGAATTCCAggtccttctcttcctcctcttcctcctcctctacctGATGATCCTCTGTGGCAACACAGCCATCATCTCTGTGGTGTGCACACACAGCTCcctccacacccccatgtacttcttcctgtgCAACCTGTCTCTCCTGGAAATCTGCTACACCACTGTTGTGGTGCCCCTGATGCTTTCCAACATTTTTGGAGCCCAGAAGCCCATTTCGTTGGCTGGTTGTGGGGCCCAAATGTTCTTCTTTGTCACCCTGGGCAGCATTGACTGTTTCCTCCTGGCAGtcatggcctatgaccgctacGTGGCCATCTGCCACCCACTGCACTACACCTTCATCATGACCCAGAAGCTGTGCATTCAGATGGTGGTGGGCTCCACGATCCTGGCCCTCACGCTCTCCCTGCAGCTCACCGCCTTAATCTTCACCCTGCCCTTCTGTGGGCACCGCCGGGAGATCAACCACTTCCTCTGCGATGTGCCTCCAGTCCTGCGCCTGGCGTGCGCTGACACCCACGTGCACCAGGCCGTTCTCTACTTCGTGGGCATCCTCGTGCTGACGGTGCCCTTCCTgctcatctgtgtctcctacgtgTTCATCACCCGCGCCATCCTCCGCATCCGCTCTGCCCAGGGCCGCAGCAGGGCTTTCTCCACCTGCTCCTCGCACCTCACGGTGGTCCTGCTTCAGTacggctgctgcagcctggtctACCTGCGTCCCCGGTCCAGCACCTCGGAGGACGAGGACCGCAAAATCGCGCTCGTCTACACCTTTATCACCCCCTTACTCAACCCTTTGATCTACACGCTCAGGAACAAGGATGTCAAAGGTGCTCTGAAGAAAGCCATCGTCAGTAAAGCGGCCTCTGGCACCGACTGA